One genomic segment of Bacillota bacterium includes these proteins:
- a CDS encoding HAD family hydrolase, whose amino-acid sequence MEITKPKMIMFDFGETILKSIRTDFLKGTHQILEISENPNGVTSEEIQELADRLNQELYGYRDQLLLEVSCQSFQRYIYEYYGVKLTRPADELERIFWDEAFTWTPTEGILDLFRYMDKTGIRKGIISNISFTGDIIRYELNKHMPDISFDFIIASVDYCFRKPSSRIFELALKKAGLSCREVWYAGDRYEYDVKGAAACQLHPVWYNTCGSDKESSCDISFLYITNWSELIEIIEKL is encoded by the coding sequence ATGGAGATAACAAAACCTAAAATGATCATGTTTGATTTTGGAGAAACCATACTGAAAAGTATCAGAACAGACTTTCTTAAAGGTACGCACCAAATTCTGGAGATTTCTGAAAATCCTAATGGTGTTACGTCTGAGGAGATACAGGAACTAGCGGATAGACTGAATCAGGAGCTCTACGGCTACCGGGACCAGTTACTCCTGGAGGTAAGCTGTCAAAGCTTTCAACGGTACATCTATGAATATTATGGTGTAAAGTTAACCCGCCCGGCTGATGAACTGGAACGTATTTTCTGGGATGAAGCTTTTACATGGACTCCAACTGAGGGAATACTGGATTTATTTAGGTATATGGATAAAACAGGTATACGTAAAGGCATTATCAGCAATATTTCTTTTACTGGTGATATCATCCGGTATGAGTTAAATAAGCATATGCCGGATATAAGTTTTGACTTTATTATAGCAAGTGTTGACTACTGCTTCAGGAAACCTTCTTCACGTATATTTGAACTGGCTTTGAAAAAAGCAGGCTTATCATGCCGTGAAGTATGGTATGCAGGGGATAGGTATGAGTATGATGTTAAAGGAGCAGCAGCTTGTCAGCTACATCCTGTATGGTACAATACCTGCGGCAGTGATAAAGAGTCCTCCTGTGATATTAGCTTTCTTTATATTACAAACTGGTCTGAGTTAATAGAGATAATAGAGAAATTATAG
- a CDS encoding alkaline phosphatase family protein, with the protein MKDKRPVVLVVMDGIGISKSEYGNAVKAAYMPFWNGNRSEKFDEALEVFEEVPSDKVPFEQRPWMKAAEITDKLIDAVQSGKYTFFRANFPNGDMVGHTGNFAAAIIAVDLCLKRIIQAVDEVGGILIITADHGNVDEMYEKSKDNEVPNAKTAHTLNPVPFIIYDKLEKHEIKEGSFGLANVAPTVVTFFGIKKPDMWEESMLVY; encoded by the coding sequence ATGAAAGATAAAAGACCGGTTGTTTTAGTTGTGATGGACGGTATAGGAATAAGTAAAAGTGAGTATGGAAACGCGGTAAAGGCTGCATATATGCCTTTCTGGAATGGTAACAGAAGTGAAAAGTTTGACGAAGCGCTTGAAGTATTTGAGGAAGTACCCTCAGACAAAGTACCGTTTGAACAGCGTCCATGGATGAAAGCAGCAGAAATAACAGATAAACTGATTGATGCTGTACAATCTGGTAAATATACTTTTTTCAGAGCTAATTTTCCTAATGGAGATATGGTAGGACATACCGGTAATTTTGCTGCTGCAATAATTGCTGTTGATTTGTGCCTTAAAAGGATAATCCAGGCGGTTGATGAAGTGGGCGGAATACTGATTATCACTGCTGATCATGGAAATGTAGATGAGATGTATGAGAAATCTAAGGATAATGAAGTTCCTAATGCTAAAACTGCTCATACATTAAACCCTGTTCCGTTTATCATATATGATAAGTTAGAAAAGCATGAAATAAAGGAAGGCAGTTTCGGACTTGCTAACGTTGCTCCTACAGTAGTGACATTTTTTGGCATAAAAAAACCGGATATGTGGGAAGAGAGTATGTTGGTATATTAA